In a single window of the Delftia tsuruhatensis genome:
- a CDS encoding fimbrial protein: MQKKIALKASIAIASILALGAAQAQTAVTSGKIDFTGEVITSTCEIDVANSFKKLDLQKMSATQLKDAGSTGGRKAFHVKITKCGTGGSPAQVGLDFENGAFVNPVTGRLTAGSGSAKGVEIALLNDKYEHIKIGAQQADQKSQFVDINKTTGEAVLHYSAEYVGTGETVTPGTLITSVTYSLTYP, from the coding sequence ATGCAAAAGAAAATCGCACTGAAGGCCTCCATCGCCATCGCCTCCATCCTGGCCCTGGGCGCTGCCCAAGCACAAACCGCGGTGACCAGCGGCAAGATCGATTTCACGGGCGAGGTCATCACCTCCACCTGCGAGATCGACGTGGCCAACTCCTTCAAGAAGCTCGACCTGCAGAAGATGTCTGCCACGCAGCTGAAGGATGCTGGCAGCACCGGCGGCCGCAAGGCCTTCCACGTGAAGATCACCAAGTGCGGCACTGGCGGCTCCCCCGCTCAAGTGGGCCTGGATTTCGAAAACGGCGCCTTCGTGAATCCCGTCACCGGCCGACTGACCGCCGGCTCCGGCTCGGCGAAGGGTGTGGAAATCGCTCTTCTGAATGACAAGTATGAGCACATCAAGATCGGTGCCCAGCAGGCAGACCAGAAGTCGCAATTCGTGGACATCAATAAAACCACCGGCGAAGCAGTTCTGCATTACTCCGCAGAATATGTGGGAACGGGTGAAACCGTCACTCCCGGCACGCTGATCACCTCCGTGACCTATTCGCTGACCTACCCCTAA
- a CDS encoding HAD-IIB family hydrolase gives MPTTLQPLSLWTPPASPLGILTDIDDTLTTEGVVPDHVVDAIGQLKAAGLRVVPITGRPVGWSEPFAQAWPVDAIVAENGAVALRRNAQGGLDRLYQQDEATRAANYARMQQVLAEIEATVPGALRATDSAGRECDIAVDHSEFTRMPLQDIDRCVAIMQAAGMNATVSSIHINGWFGAHNKLEGARWIVRTLFDLDLDATLDRWVYIGDSTNDQLMFQHMPHSVGVANIARFVPQLAHLPRHVTQAERGDGFVELTRHLLARA, from the coding sequence GTGCCCACAACACTCCAGCCGCTATCCCTCTGGACCCCTCCCGCCTCGCCCCTGGGCATCCTCACCGACATCGATGACACCCTGACCACCGAGGGCGTGGTGCCCGACCATGTCGTGGATGCCATTGGCCAGCTCAAGGCGGCCGGCCTGCGCGTGGTGCCCATCACCGGCCGCCCCGTGGGCTGGAGCGAACCCTTCGCCCAGGCCTGGCCCGTGGATGCCATCGTGGCCGAAAACGGCGCCGTGGCCCTGAGGCGCAATGCCCAGGGCGGCCTGGACAGGCTCTACCAGCAGGATGAGGCCACCCGTGCCGCCAACTACGCACGCATGCAGCAGGTGCTGGCCGAGATCGAGGCCACGGTGCCCGGCGCGCTGCGCGCCACCGACTCGGCAGGGCGCGAATGCGACATCGCCGTGGACCACAGCGAGTTCACCCGGATGCCCCTGCAGGACATCGACCGCTGCGTGGCCATCATGCAGGCCGCCGGCATGAACGCCACCGTCAGCTCCATCCACATCAATGGCTGGTTCGGCGCCCACAACAAGCTCGAAGGCGCGCGCTGGATCGTGCGCACCCTGTTCGACCTGGATCTGGATGCCACGCTGGACCGCTGGGTCTACATCGGCGACTCCACCAACGACCAGCTCATGTTCCAGCACATGCCCCACAGCGTGGGCGTGGCCAACATCGCGCGCTTCGTGCCCCAATTGGCCCATCTGCCGCGCCACGTGACCCAGGCCGAACGTGGCGACGGCTTCGTCGAGCTGACCCGGCACCTGCTGGCCCGGGCCTGA
- a CDS encoding acyltransferase family protein, translated as MLKNVQTLRFFAAFWVVLHHMTPPVTPFTLTLLPEAVSRLGFAGVDLFFVISGLIMAETTRALNPGWHSATRFLMQRFGRIYIGWWPFFFIYLVAAWSFKSIKPQTNFWGSFFLWPQDLMLYLLPITWTLSFELYFYVAVALIILWQRRHAAKTLGFIGLALIIFNVWLYMNGMYLPENEAKAKASLLIPFYASPLVVEFIAGFLLAELIHRYPKQPIYLWALGAAAFLTTAYIYQIHGNLNASGMAGFFHNGERAILFGGFSCCLISCAMELERRGITPWAVLQSLGDASYSIYLSHIMILIAMSKMYQNFPIHLPNTIWAISTLAATLIFSWLWYRCVERPSYQILKRNISTLLGAPAPNIASPAKSQSL; from the coding sequence ATGCTGAAAAATGTGCAGACCTTGCGGTTTTTCGCCGCATTCTGGGTGGTTCTTCACCATATGACTCCGCCCGTGACGCCATTCACGCTGACGCTTCTTCCGGAGGCAGTGTCCCGCCTAGGCTTTGCTGGTGTCGATCTGTTCTTCGTGATCAGCGGCCTGATCATGGCGGAAACCACGAGAGCCCTCAATCCGGGATGGCATTCAGCCACGCGCTTCCTGATGCAGAGATTTGGCCGCATATATATCGGCTGGTGGCCTTTTTTCTTCATCTACCTTGTCGCGGCCTGGAGCTTCAAGAGCATCAAGCCGCAAACCAACTTCTGGGGATCTTTCTTCCTGTGGCCCCAGGATCTGATGCTCTACCTGCTGCCGATCACCTGGACCTTGAGTTTCGAGCTCTATTTCTATGTCGCGGTTGCCTTGATCATTCTCTGGCAGAGGCGCCATGCTGCAAAAACCCTGGGATTCATCGGCCTCGCTCTCATCATCTTCAATGTCTGGCTTTACATGAATGGGATGTATCTCCCAGAAAATGAAGCCAAAGCCAAGGCAAGCCTGCTGATCCCCTTTTATGCTTCGCCGCTGGTGGTTGAATTCATTGCCGGCTTTCTTCTCGCAGAGCTCATCCACCGATACCCCAAGCAACCCATTTATCTCTGGGCCCTGGGTGCCGCCGCATTCTTGACTACAGCATATATTTACCAGATCCATGGAAATTTGAATGCCAGCGGCATGGCCGGATTTTTCCACAATGGAGAAAGAGCCATTCTTTTTGGCGGATTCTCATGCTGCCTTATCTCCTGCGCAATGGAGCTGGAGCGCCGAGGCATAACCCCCTGGGCAGTATTGCAATCCTTGGGAGATGCCTCATACAGCATCTATCTCAGCCACATCATGATCCTGATCGCAATGAGCAAAATGTATCAAAATTTCCCGATACATCTCCCCAATACGATATGGGCCATTTCCACTCTGGCAGCCACATTGATATTCTCATGGCTATGGTATCGATGCGTTGAACGGCCTTCCTATCAAATTCTCAAGAGAAATATTTCTACCTTGCTGGGTGCACCAGCCCCCAATATTGCAAGCCCCGCAAAGTCCCAATCCTTATAG
- a CDS encoding glycosyltransferase family 2 protein, whose amino-acid sequence MKISVAIPCYKVTQHVMGVIENIPECVTSIYAVDDCCPDGSGNWILQNCTDPRVKVLFHSENQGVGGAVSTAYQEAIKDGMDIVVKIDGDGQMDPKLLPLFIRPILQKRADYTKGNRFFRLESVQSMPKIRLFGNTVLSFLTKISCGYWNIMDPSNGYTAIHTSVLRELPIDKLEKRYFFETDMLFRLNTIRAVVKDIPMDAIYADEESNLKIGKILPEFLRKHAIRIGKRYFYNYLLRDFNVGTVYSIVGLLLLIFGIIFGGIHWISSSLHHLPASSGTVMLAGLPVLIGIQFLIAFLHYDVSSTPQEPLSVILSDTESPEKTIQRQANHPGK is encoded by the coding sequence ATGAAAATATCCGTTGCCATCCCCTGCTACAAAGTCACTCAGCATGTGATGGGTGTGATAGAGAATATCCCCGAGTGCGTGACATCCATTTATGCGGTCGACGATTGCTGCCCGGATGGCAGTGGCAACTGGATTCTCCAAAATTGTACCGACCCCAGGGTCAAAGTTCTTTTTCACTCGGAAAACCAAGGAGTCGGTGGAGCGGTCAGCACCGCATACCAGGAAGCCATCAAAGATGGCATGGATATCGTCGTGAAAATAGATGGCGATGGACAAATGGACCCCAAGCTGCTGCCGCTTTTCATTCGCCCGATCCTGCAAAAGCGCGCAGACTACACCAAAGGCAATCGATTTTTCAGGCTGGAATCCGTGCAAAGCATGCCAAAGATCCGCCTCTTTGGAAACACGGTATTATCGTTCCTCACCAAGATCAGCTGTGGCTATTGGAACATCATGGATCCATCGAATGGATATACCGCCATTCACACCAGCGTCTTGCGAGAGCTGCCCATTGACAAGCTGGAAAAACGGTATTTTTTTGAAACGGACATGCTTTTCCGACTCAACACAATCCGCGCCGTTGTCAAAGACATTCCCATGGATGCGATCTATGCGGACGAAGAGTCCAATCTAAAAATTGGCAAGATTCTTCCGGAATTTCTGAGAAAGCATGCCATCCGCATCGGGAAGCGCTACTTCTACAATTACCTGTTGAGAGACTTCAATGTCGGTACCGTCTACAGCATCGTCGGATTGCTCCTGTTAATTTTCGGGATCATCTTCGGAGGCATCCACTGGATCAGCAGCTCCCTGCACCACCTCCCGGCAAGCAGTGGAACGGTCATGCTGGCAGGCCTCCCCGTCTTGATTGGAATTCAATTCCTCATCGCCTTTCTGCATTATGACGTGAGCAGCACCCCCCAGGAGCCACTCAGCGTGATACTATCCGACACTGAAAGCCCTGAGAAAACCATCCAGAGACAAGCCAACCATCCAGGAAAATAA
- a CDS encoding EamA family transporter gives MTPFLTSLAVICVLGISLGQLLFKKAAAAIPPSPTLVDIALNGWLLVALALYGITTLAWVWVLRSAPLYLAYPIMGLAFIVVPTLAWIFLNEPMHPKTIIGGLFIAIGITITSQAPH, from the coding sequence ATGACCCCTTTTCTCACCAGCCTGGCCGTCATCTGCGTCCTGGGCATCTCGCTAGGACAGCTCTTGTTCAAGAAGGCGGCGGCTGCCATCCCGCCCTCGCCCACCCTTGTGGATATCGCACTCAACGGTTGGCTGCTCGTGGCCCTTGCGCTTTATGGCATCACCACACTCGCATGGGTCTGGGTGCTGCGCAGCGCACCTCTTTATCTCGCCTACCCGATCATGGGCCTTGCATTCATCGTGGTGCCCACACTCGCCTGGATCTTTCTCAATGAACCAATGCATCCCAAGACTATTATCGGAGGGCTGTTCATCGCCATAGGGATCACTATTACATCCCAGGCGCCGCATTGA
- a CDS encoding DUF7657 domain-containing protein gives MFRLLFALIFLCVSWGAQAEVPKQPKTFGALEAWTFDPSAKQLALRGWVLAGKDGKTPPVFKLSFMGNEFQSQDLVWTPREGITADSPFTGGQVGVGFDWVVSLPGGIPGGVHPIRVEVAYPDGQHAALRSVQGEPSEIVVKKIRKSHWWALGIVLAVALVIRFGRVGRTALAGKLRLWTEGRGGYLLIVGILGVLVTFGVTGSSVGLLVSGSPVGHSFVDFKGSQAKLFDQRPIRGDEWGVLMPNVLAQVNHEPKFPVVNENIGLGGQNMGVIGMTGAPVLQWAALAKPATWGYFFLPLRQAMSWQWQLPFWGGLLAVWLLLNVFRPDRRGLNLALSFAFCVAPYAAAWSNWPLYATLFPALGFVLACKLVQTPQRWRGLLLGVVLGWLLACWFLVLYPTWLIIVGSLLFFMGVGWCVDHRSQLHWGWPQVLGVLAAAVVAAALLGSWWMDTHDAVALMKATEYPGRRGAMPGGDLDWLWHLRGYNNAEVVTHTPGSHTDESSASSYFLLPLMLAVLCVGHLVKRQERRWAVTACAAFIACYWIYAFVGVPIWLAKYSLWGNMPTTRMDVGMGLAAILLIALTAGPARVDMPSRLGAWQSWLVPALATVGSTLLIVWMLSHTPLAFMPQGSWVYTTAMAVVGATMCWWMLRGRVAAAVSMLIAVHLLATLTFNPVSRAPKSITLAEGNRPYVMDSNGRHLRTLVLNGDGIGPQILAAAGFPIANGVLYYPHKEFWVKMELPEDQWSAVNRYQHLGFYINSKTQESAGYKATAASLDYVRVDIHPQRFDFSKTGAQRVAVLASQEKELRSNPSVRWLGEYRGMHWFSVKGED, from the coding sequence ATGTTTCGCTTACTTTTCGCGCTCATTTTCTTATGTGTCTCCTGGGGGGCACAGGCTGAGGTGCCAAAGCAGCCCAAAACTTTCGGTGCACTGGAGGCATGGACATTTGACCCGTCCGCCAAGCAACTGGCGCTTCGCGGATGGGTGCTTGCTGGCAAGGATGGAAAGACTCCGCCGGTATTCAAGCTTTCCTTCATGGGCAATGAGTTCCAGTCCCAGGATCTGGTCTGGACGCCCAGGGAGGGAATCACGGCGGACAGTCCCTTCACGGGGGGGCAGGTTGGGGTGGGTTTTGACTGGGTGGTGAGCTTGCCTGGAGGTATTCCGGGTGGTGTGCACCCGATCCGTGTGGAGGTGGCCTACCCTGATGGACAGCATGCTGCTCTGCGAAGTGTCCAGGGGGAGCCTTCTGAAATCGTTGTGAAGAAAATAAGAAAAAGCCACTGGTGGGCGCTGGGAATCGTCTTGGCCGTTGCTTTGGTCATCCGTTTTGGACGTGTGGGACGCACTGCCTTGGCGGGCAAGCTGAGGCTATGGACAGAGGGCCGGGGCGGCTATCTGTTGATCGTGGGAATTCTTGGTGTTCTGGTGACCTTTGGCGTCACAGGCAGTTCCGTTGGCCTGCTGGTGTCGGGAAGTCCGGTGGGGCACAGTTTTGTGGACTTCAAAGGCAGTCAGGCGAAGCTGTTCGACCAGCGTCCGATCCGAGGGGATGAGTGGGGAGTCCTGATGCCAAATGTTCTGGCACAGGTAAACCATGAACCGAAGTTCCCGGTCGTGAATGAAAACATCGGGCTGGGTGGCCAGAATATGGGGGTCATCGGCATGACGGGTGCTCCTGTCCTGCAGTGGGCAGCCTTGGCGAAGCCGGCAACCTGGGGATACTTCTTCCTGCCGTTGCGTCAGGCCATGAGCTGGCAATGGCAACTGCCATTTTGGGGGGGACTGCTGGCGGTCTGGTTGTTGCTCAATGTGTTTCGGCCGGACAGACGTGGGCTCAATCTGGCCTTGTCATTCGCTTTTTGCGTGGCGCCCTATGCAGCAGCCTGGTCCAACTGGCCTTTGTACGCGACGCTGTTCCCCGCACTGGGCTTTGTGCTGGCATGCAAGCTGGTGCAGACACCTCAGCGCTGGCGTGGCCTGCTGCTGGGGGTTGTACTCGGCTGGCTGTTGGCATGCTGGTTCCTCGTGCTTTATCCGACCTGGCTCATCATCGTTGGCAGCTTGCTGTTTTTCATGGGGGTGGGGTGGTGTGTCGATCACCGCAGCCAGTTGCACTGGGGGTGGCCCCAGGTTCTCGGGGTACTCGCTGCAGCAGTGGTTGCGGCCGCGTTGCTGGGCAGCTGGTGGATGGATACCCATGATGCGGTGGCACTGATGAAGGCCACGGAATACCCGGGCAGGCGAGGGGCCATGCCTGGTGGCGATCTGGATTGGCTGTGGCATCTGCGGGGATACAACAATGCGGAGGTTGTCACGCATACACCGGGGTCGCACACGGACGAGTCCTCGGCAAGCTCCTACTTTTTGCTGCCACTGATGCTGGCCGTGCTGTGCGTGGGGCATCTGGTCAAACGTCAGGAGCGGCGCTGGGCCGTGACCGCTTGCGCAGCCTTTATCGCCTGTTACTGGATCTATGCATTTGTCGGAGTGCCCATCTGGCTGGCCAAGTACAGCCTGTGGGGCAACATGCCCACCACCCGCATGGATGTGGGTATGGGGCTGGCTGCCATCCTGCTGATCGCCCTGACGGCAGGGCCTGCTCGCGTGGACATGCCGTCAAGGCTCGGCGCATGGCAGAGTTGGCTTGTTCCGGCGTTGGCCACCGTCGGCAGTACGCTGCTGATTGTCTGGATGCTTTCGCATACGCCTCTGGCGTTCATGCCGCAAGGTAGCTGGGTCTATACGACGGCGATGGCTGTTGTCGGGGCTACGATGTGCTGGTGGATGCTGAGGGGGCGGGTCGCGGCGGCCGTATCCATGCTGATCGCCGTGCATCTGCTGGCCACTTTGACTTTCAATCCCGTGTCCAGGGCTCCCAAGAGTATTACCCTGGCCGAAGGAAACCGTCCGTATGTGATGGATTCCAATGGCCGGCACCTGAGAACCCTGGTCCTCAATGGAGATGGGATCGGTCCGCAAATATTGGCGGCGGCAGGTTTTCCCATTGCAAATGGCGTGCTCTATTATCCTCACAAGGAATTTTGGGTGAAAATGGAGCTTCCTGAAGATCAGTGGAGTGCTGTCAATAGATATCAGCATCTTGGTTTTTACATTAATTCAAAAACACAAGAGTCTGCTGGATACAAGGCAACGGCTGCCTCATTGGATTATGTGCGTGTTGATATTCATCCACAGCGATTCGATTTTTCGAAAACAGGTGCGCAGCGGGTTGCCGTTCTGGCATCGCAGGAAAAGGAGCTGCGTTCCAACCCCTCAGTGAGGTGGCTGGGTGAATACCGGGGTATGCACTGGTTCTCAGTCAAGGGCGAGGATTGA
- a CDS encoding peptide chain release factor 3, whose amino-acid sequence MSYASETRRRRTFAIISHPDAGKTTLTEKLLLFSGAIQIAGAVKGRKASRHATSDWMEIEKQRGISVASSVMQMSYRDHVVNLLDTPGHKDFSEDTYRVLTAVDSALMVIDAANGVESQTRRLIEVCRQRDTPIITFVNKMDREVRDPLDILDEVERELGMPCCPVTWPVGQGKQFGGIINLLTQTMTVFQPGSERRPQDFEAIPLAESDKLRARFGQAFDDALESMELAQGASAPWDHEAFLAGKLTPVFFGSGVNNFGVMEVLDAVVDMSPPPGPRKSSLLVNKQPVEKVIQPEDEGFSGVVFKVQANMDANHRDRIAFVRVASGKYTPGMKMKVQRTAKELRPTSVVTFMSQRREAVEEAYAGDIIGFTTHGGVQLGDTITDGASLQFTGLPFFAPEMFMTVVLRNPLRTKQLQQGLMQLGEEGAIQVFKPEAGGNMLLGAVGQLQFEVVQHRLNTEYDCDVRLEGCQYTGARWITADSPAELREFENAYPLRMARDAADTLAYLCTSPYDVRLAQERFPKIHFHPLREHAGLALQSS is encoded by the coding sequence GTGTCATACGCCTCTGAAACCCGGCGCCGCCGGACCTTTGCCATCATTTCCCACCCGGACGCGGGCAAGACCACGCTGACGGAAAAGCTGCTGCTGTTCTCGGGCGCCATCCAGATCGCCGGCGCCGTCAAGGGCCGCAAGGCCAGCCGCCACGCCACGTCGGACTGGATGGAAATCGAAAAGCAGCGCGGCATCTCGGTGGCCAGCTCGGTCATGCAGATGAGCTACCGCGACCATGTGGTCAACCTGCTCGACACCCCTGGCCACAAGGACTTCTCGGAAGACACCTACCGCGTGCTCACGGCCGTGGACTCGGCGCTGATGGTCATCGATGCCGCCAACGGCGTGGAATCGCAGACCCGCCGCCTGATCGAGGTCTGCCGCCAGCGCGACACACCCATCATCACCTTCGTCAACAAGATGGACCGCGAAGTGCGCGATCCGCTGGACATCCTGGACGAGGTCGAGCGCGAGCTGGGCATGCCCTGCTGCCCCGTCACCTGGCCCGTGGGCCAGGGCAAGCAGTTCGGCGGCATCATCAACCTGCTCACGCAGACCATGACGGTGTTCCAGCCCGGCAGCGAGCGCCGCCCGCAGGACTTCGAGGCCATCCCGCTGGCCGAGTCCGACAAGCTGCGCGCGCGCTTCGGCCAGGCCTTCGACGATGCGCTCGAAAGCATGGAGCTGGCCCAGGGCGCCTCGGCCCCCTGGGACCATGAAGCTTTCCTTGCCGGCAAGCTCACGCCCGTGTTCTTCGGCTCGGGTGTGAACAACTTCGGCGTGATGGAAGTGCTGGACGCCGTGGTCGACATGTCGCCCCCGCCCGGCCCGCGCAAGAGCTCGCTGCTGGTCAACAAGCAGCCCGTGGAAAAAGTCATCCAGCCCGAGGACGAAGGCTTCTCCGGCGTGGTCTTCAAGGTCCAGGCCAACATGGACGCCAACCACCGCGACCGCATCGCCTTCGTGCGCGTGGCCTCGGGCAAGTACACCCCCGGCATGAAGATGAAGGTGCAGCGCACGGCCAAGGAGCTGCGCCCCACCTCCGTCGTGACCTTCATGAGCCAGCGCCGCGAGGCCGTGGAAGAGGCCTATGCGGGCGACATCATCGGCTTCACCACGCATGGCGGCGTGCAGCTGGGCGACACCATCACCGACGGTGCAAGCCTGCAGTTCACGGGCCTGCCCTTCTTCGCCCCGGAAATGTTCATGACCGTGGTGCTCAGGAACCCGCTGCGAACCAAGCAGCTGCAGCAGGGCCTGATGCAACTGGGCGAGGAAGGCGCCATCCAGGTCTTCAAGCCCGAGGCCGGCGGCAACATGCTGCTGGGCGCCGTGGGCCAGCTGCAGTTCGAAGTCGTGCAGCACCGGCTGAACACCGAGTACGACTGCGACGTGCGCCTGGAAGGCTGCCAGTACACGGGAGCGCGCTGGATCACGGCCGACTCCCCGGCCGAGCTGCGCGAATTCGAGAACGCCTACCCGCTACGCATGGCGCGCGATGCGGCCGACACGCTGGCCTACCTGTGCACCTCTCCGTATGACGTGCGTCTGGCGCAGGAGCGGTTTCCGAAGATCCATTTCCATCCGCTGCGCGAGCATGCGGGGTTGGCGTTGCAGTCCAGCTAA
- the kdpF gene encoding K(+)-transporting ATPase subunit F yields the protein MTLTEITGWLGAVGALALFVYLGYALLRPEQF from the coding sequence ATGACCCTCACTGAAATCACCGGCTGGCTGGGCGCCGTTGGCGCTCTGGCCCTGTTTGTCTACCTGGGATACGCCTTGCTGCGGCCCGAGCAGTTCTGA
- the kdpA gene encoding potassium-transporting ATPase subunit KdpA, which produces MWLPWLEFALMLLVMTALAVPMGQWLARCFTSEHHAWMERLSLRALGVDASERMGWQRYGAALLLSNGAMLLLGYALLRLQGWMPLNALGNAAQSPDLAFNTAASFVTNTNWQAYSGESSLSNATQMVAITFMMFAGATTGVVAAAGFIRGLARASASDLGNYWVDYVRVLWRVMLPLSFVVALVYVWQGVPQTLDAQAWATTLEGARQQILTGPVASLESIKHIGTNGGGFFGMNAAHPFENPTPLTNAIHILSMLLIPSALTYAFGSMLLRRRQGWVLFGACLVMFAGFLALAFTAEQAGNPLLTAAGADQQVSATQPGGNMEGKELRFGIVDTALFVATTTAATTGSVNAMHDSLTPLGGLVPLAQMMINCVFGGDGVGLINLLQYAILTVFLAGMMIGRTPEFLGKKIEAREIKLVMLAVMAHPISILGFTALAAVWPDTVASLANRGPHGFSEVLYAYASGTANNGSAFAGLNANTPFFNTTIGLAMLAGRYLTLLPMLALAGSLAAKPTVPAGPGTFPTATPLFMGLLVFVVVVVGGLTFLPSLALGPVVEQLQMLSGQVYR; this is translated from the coding sequence ATGTGGTTACCCTGGTTGGAATTTGCGCTGATGCTGCTGGTGATGACGGCGCTGGCCGTGCCCATGGGGCAATGGCTGGCGCGCTGCTTCACGAGCGAGCACCACGCCTGGATGGAGAGGCTGAGCCTGCGCGCCCTGGGCGTGGATGCGTCCGAGCGCATGGGGTGGCAGCGCTACGGCGCGGCGCTGCTGCTGTCCAACGGCGCCATGCTGCTGCTGGGCTATGCGCTGCTGCGCCTGCAAGGCTGGATGCCGCTCAACGCGCTGGGCAATGCGGCGCAGTCGCCGGACCTGGCCTTCAACACGGCCGCGTCCTTCGTGACCAATACCAACTGGCAGGCGTATTCGGGCGAGAGCAGCCTGTCCAACGCCACGCAGATGGTGGCCATCACCTTCATGATGTTCGCGGGCGCGACCACCGGCGTGGTCGCCGCGGCAGGCTTCATCCGGGGCCTGGCGCGCGCCAGCGCGTCGGACCTGGGCAACTACTGGGTGGACTATGTGCGCGTGCTGTGGCGCGTGATGCTGCCGCTGAGCTTCGTGGTGGCCTTGGTCTATGTGTGGCAGGGCGTGCCGCAGACGCTGGACGCCCAGGCCTGGGCGACGACGCTGGAGGGCGCGCGCCAGCAGATCCTGACGGGCCCCGTGGCCAGCCTGGAGAGCATCAAGCACATCGGCACGAACGGCGGGGGCTTCTTCGGCATGAACGCGGCCCATCCGTTCGAGAATCCGACGCCGCTGACCAATGCGATCCATATCCTGTCCATGCTGCTGATCCCGTCGGCGCTGACCTATGCCTTCGGCTCCATGCTGCTGCGCCGGCGCCAGGGCTGGGTACTGTTCGGTGCCTGCCTGGTGATGTTCGCGGGCTTTCTCGCGCTGGCGTTCACGGCCGAGCAGGCCGGCAATCCGCTGCTCACGGCTGCGGGCGCCGACCAGCAGGTCAGCGCCACACAGCCGGGCGGCAACATGGAGGGCAAGGAGCTGCGCTTCGGCATTGTCGACACGGCGCTGTTCGTGGCCACGACCACGGCCGCGACCACGGGCTCGGTCAATGCCATGCATGATTCGCTGACGCCGCTGGGCGGGCTGGTGCCGCTGGCCCAGATGATGATCAACTGCGTGTTCGGCGGTGATGGCGTGGGCCTGATCAACCTGTTGCAGTACGCCATCCTCACGGTGTTCCTGGCGGGGATGATGATCGGCCGCACGCCGGAGTTCCTGGGCAAGAAGATCGAGGCGCGCGAGATCAAGCTGGTGATGCTGGCCGTGATGGCGCACCCCATCTCCATCCTGGGCTTCACGGCGCTGGCCGCCGTGTGGCCGGACACCGTGGCCAGCCTGGCCAATCGCGGGCCGCATGGCTTCTCCGAGGTGCTCTACGCCTATGCCTCGGGAACGGCCAACAACGGCTCGGCCTTCGCCGGCCTGAACGCGAACACGCCGTTCTTCAACACCACCATCGGCCTGGCCATGCTGGCGGGCCGCTATCTGACGCTGCTGCCCATGCTGGCCCTGGCCGGCAGCCTGGCGGCCAAGCCCACGGTGCCCGCGGGCCCCGGCACCTTCCCGACGGCCACGCCGCTGTTCATGGGGCTGCTGGTCTTCGTCGTGGTCGTGGTCGGCGGGCTGACCTTCCTGCCTTCGCTGGCCCTGGGGCCGGTGGTCGAGCAGCTGCAGATGCTGTCGGGCCAGGTCTATCGCTGA
- the kdpC gene encoding potassium-transporting ATPase subunit KdpC, which yields MNVHTSTAGRLVAGTQENTRWSALLGPSVRCALFVALVTGLAYPLVTTLVAQAAFPKAANGSLVVRQGQVVGSALLGQEFASPRYFQGRPSATSAPDPDKADATVASPYNAALSAATNQGATNGALVDSVAERVAAYRALNGLAADAAVPVDAVTASASGLDPHISVANAELQLPRVARERQLPAAQVQALLRQQIEPRVLGLLGEPRVNVLRLNLALDDVSAVTAQPAATAVKE from the coding sequence ATGAATGTTCATACAAGCACGGCCGGCCGCCTCGTGGCCGGCACCCAAGAAAACACCCGGTGGTCCGCGCTGCTGGGCCCCAGCGTGCGCTGCGCGCTGTTCGTCGCCCTGGTCACGGGGCTGGCCTATCCGCTGGTGACCACGCTCGTGGCCCAGGCCGCGTTTCCCAAGGCCGCCAATGGCAGCCTGGTGGTGCGCCAGGGCCAGGTCGTGGGCTCGGCCCTGCTGGGGCAGGAGTTCGCCTCGCCGCGCTATTTCCAGGGCCGGCCCAGCGCCACCTCGGCGCCCGACCCCGACAAGGCCGATGCCACGGTGGCATCGCCCTACAACGCCGCGCTGTCGGCCGCCACCAACCAGGGTGCGACCAACGGGGCGCTGGTGGACAGCGTGGCCGAGCGCGTGGCCGCCTACCGCGCGCTCAACGGCCTTGCGGCCGATGCCGCCGTGCCGGTGGATGCGGTCACGGCCTCGGCCTCGGGGCTGGATCCGCACATCTCGGTGGCCAACGCCGAGCTTCAGTTGCCGCGCGTGGCGCGTGAGCGCCAATTGCCCGCGGCCCAGGTGCAGGCACTGCTGCGCCAGCAGATCGAACCCCGCGTGCTGGGCCTGCTGGGCGAGCCGCGCGTGAATGTGCTGCGGCTGAACCTGGCGCTGGACGACGTGTCGGCCGTGACGGCGCAGCCCGCCGCAACGGCCGTGAAGGAGTAA